In one window of Gorilla gorilla gorilla isolate KB3781 chromosome 2, NHGRI_mGorGor1-v2.1_pri, whole genome shotgun sequence DNA:
- the LOC129532506 gene encoding uncharacterized protein, with protein sequence MERYNVTVNLALTPNERSDAITGAREFGDLCLHPVAYLSKEIDVVAKGWPHCLRVVAAVAVLVSEAVKIIQGRDLTVWTSHDINVILIAKGDLWLSDNFLLKYQPVLLEGPVLQLCTCATLNPATVLPDNEEKIEHNCQQVIAQTYAAQGDLLEVPLTDPDLNLYTDGSSFVEKGIRKVGYAVVSNNEILESNPLTPGTSTQLAKLIALTLALKLGEGKRVNIYTHSKYGYLVLHAHAAIWRERKFLTSEGTPIKHQEATRRLLLAVQKPKEVAGTIPRPERISEKPKKIARGKGSFQKPDKTHQLALANVHQKELQLAAARRKDLYSFPHPAWALEGPEAAEHEQEEAG encoded by the exons ATGGAGAGATATAATGTTACTGTTAATCTGGCATTAACCCCAAATGAGAGAAGTGACGCCATAACTGGAGCCCGCGAGTTTGGCGATCTCTG CTTGCATCCCGTGGCATACCtcagtaaggaaattgatgtagtggCAAAAGGTTGGCCTCATTGTTTACGGGTAGTGGCGGCAGTAGCAGTCCTAGTATCTGaagcagttaaaataatacagggaagaGATCTTACTGTGTGGACATCTCATGATATAAATGTCATACTCATTGCTAAAGGAgacttgtggctgtcagacaacTTTTTGCTTAAATATCAGCCTGTATTACTTGAAGGGCCAGTGCTGCAACTGTGCACTTGTGCAACTCTTAACCCAGCCACAGTTCttccagacaatgaagaaaagatagaacataACTGTCAACAGGTGATTGCTCAAACCTATGCCGCTCAAGGGGACCTTCTAGAGGTTCCCTTGACTGATCCCGACCTCAACTTGTATACTGATGGAagttcctttgtagaaaaaggaaTTCGAAAAGTGGGGTATGCAGTGGTCAGTAATAATGAAATACTTGAAAGTAATCCCCTCACTCCAGGAACCAGCACTCAGCTGGCAAAACTAATAGCCCTCACTTTGGCACTAaaattaggagaaggaaaaagggtaaatatatatacacactctaAGTATGGttacctagtcctccatgcccacgcagcaatatggagagaaaggaaattcCTAACTTCCGAGGgaacacctatcaaacatcaggaagccactaggagattattattggctgtacagaaacctaaagaggtggcag GAACAATACCAAGGCCTGAGAGGATCTCTGAGAAGCCCAAGAAGATAGCCCGTGGAAAAGGCAGCTTTCAGAAGCCTGACAAAACACACCAACTGGCATTAGCCAATGTGCACCAGAAAGAACTGCAACTAGCAGCAGCTCGGCGAAAAGACCTCTACTCTTTCCCTCACCCTGCATGGGCCCTAGAAGGTCCAGAAGCAGCTGAGCATGAGCAGGAGGAGGCGGGGTGA